One part of the Lotus japonicus ecotype B-129 chromosome 2, LjGifu_v1.2 genome encodes these proteins:
- the LOC130740174 gene encoding uncharacterized protein At1g32220, chloroplastic, translating into MASFLSLTAVSAPPTPPAFSVRTPFYKSPPTLHFKSHRFAVSCSFAGAGVSDDPRLTPIDVAADVKSERIVVLGGSGFVGSAICKAAVSRGIEVISLNRSGRPTYPGTWVDQVTWIPGDVFYVNWDEVLPGATAVVSTLGGFGSEEQMRKINGEANVVAVNAAKEYGIPKFILISVHDYNLPSFLLSSGYFTGKRKAESEVLSKYPGSGIVLRPGFIYGKRRVDGFELPLDLVGEPAEKILKAVENFTKPLSSLPASDLLLAPPVSVDDVALAAINGLKDDDFFGIFTIDQIKEAAENVRV; encoded by the exons ATGGCGTCGTTTTTGTCTCTCACTGCCGTTTCTGCTCCTCCTACTCCGCCTGCGTTCTCTGTCAGAACACCGTTTTACAAATCTCCACCCACCTTGCATTTCAAAAGTCATCG GTTTGCAGTTAGCTGCAGTTTTGCAGGAGCAGGTGTTAGCGACGATCCTAGATTAACCCCTATAGACGTTGCAGCTGATGTTAAAAGTGAACGG ATTGTAGTCTTAGGAGGCAGTGGCTTTGTTGGTTCTGCCATATGCAAGGCAGCAGTATCTAGAGGCATAGAAGTCATTAGCCTAAACAG GTCAGGACGTCCTACTTACCCTGGTACTTGGGTAGATCAGGTTACTTGGATTCCAG GAGATGTTTTTTATGTAAACTGGGATGAAGTACTTCCTGGAGCTACTGCAGTGGTTTCAACCCTTGGAGGTTTTGGGAGCGAGGAGCAGATGAGAAAGATAAATGGCGAGGCTAATGTTGTGGCTGTGAATGCTGCAAAGGAATATG GAATTCCGAAATTCATCTTGATCTCAGTTCACGACTATAACTTGCCATCATTTCTACTTTCATCTGGGTACTTCACAGGAAAAAGGAAAGCAGAATCCGAGGTTCTGTCTAAGTACCCTGGTTCAG GTATTGTCTTAAGACCTGGTTTCATATATGGGAAAAGGAGAGTGGATGGTTTTGAGCTTCCATTGGATTTGGTCGGAGAGCCAGCGGAGAAAATTCTTAAAGCAGTAGAGAACTTCACAAAACCGTTAAGCTCTCTTCCTGCATCTGATCTACTCTTGGCTCCACCTGTTAGTGTTGATGATGTTGCATTGGCAGCTATCAATGGGCTCAAAGATGATGACTTCTTTGGAATCTTTACAATAGATCAAATCAAGGAAGCTGCTGAAAATGTACGGGTATGA
- the LOC130740176 gene encoding dolichyl-diphosphooligosaccharide--protein glycosyltransferase subunit DAD1 gives MARSTTKDAQDLFRALWSAYSSTPTNLKIIDVYVAFAVFTALIQVAYVALVGSFPFNSFLSGVLSCIGTAVLAVCLRIQVNKENKEFKDLAPERAFADFVLCNLVLHLVIMNFLG, from the exons ATGGCGAGGTCTACCACCAAGGATGCCCAGGACCTTTTCCGTGCTCTTTGGTCTGCGTATTCTTCAACCCCCACAAATCTCAAG ATCATTGATGTGTACGTCGCCTTCGCCGTCTTCACCGCTCTCATCCAG GTAGCTTATGTGGCTCTTGTGGGATCATTTCCATTTAACTCCTTCCTTTCAGGAGTACTTTCTTGCATAGGGACTGCAGTTCTTGCTG TCTGTCTTCGGATTCAAGTGAATAAAGAGAATAAGGAGTTCAAG GATCTTGCACCGGAGCGTGCTTTTGCAGATTTTGTTCTCTGCAATTTGGTGCTCCATTTGGTGATCATGAACTTCCTTGGTTAA